In a single window of the Microbacterium sp. SL75 genome:
- a CDS encoding metal-sensitive transcriptional regulator, protein MHGYEGHKDDLLKRLRRAEGQVRGIARMVDDDQYCIDILTQVSAVTKALENVALSLLDDHLSHCVAEAAAQGGPVADEKLKEANQAIARLVRS, encoded by the coding sequence ATGCACGGATACGAGGGCCACAAAGACGACCTCCTCAAGCGTCTGCGCCGCGCCGAGGGGCAGGTGCGCGGCATCGCGCGCATGGTCGACGACGACCAGTACTGCATCGACATCCTCACCCAGGTCTCGGCCGTGACCAAGGCGCTCGAGAACGTCGCCCTCTCCCTGCTCGACGACCACCTCTCCCACTGCGTGGCCGAAGCGGCCGCACAGGGCGGCCCCGTCGCCGACGAGAAGCTGAAAGAGGCGAACCAGGCGATCGCTCGCCTGGTCCGCTCGTAA
- a CDS encoding ABC transporter permease → MYVAWRDLRFARGRFALIGAVVALITLLVGFLSGLTGGLAAQNVSAVLALPGDRLVLHPVGGASATFADSTIDDDTVSAWRAAPGVDTITAVGITQTRAEGPGAVGAVALFGLDAGTSFDAPHRDDEIDLSAGAAKSLGAMVGDEVTVAGSSFRVAAIGGDRWYSHTPVATLDAHAWATLDQHLGGTGQPTLLAVTGSPAWDTVAADTGTTASTPLSSLTALTTFRSEIGSLALMIAMLFGVSALVVGAFFTVWTMQRSADIAVLKALGASTPALVRDALGQALVVLGLGVGIGIGLTALLGTLAGAALPFVLNPLTTLAPAAVMVVLGLLGAAVSLRTVTSSDPLTALGSTR, encoded by the coding sequence GTGTACGTCGCATGGCGCGATCTGCGGTTCGCCCGCGGGCGATTCGCCCTCATCGGGGCGGTCGTCGCCCTCATCACCCTGCTCGTCGGGTTCCTCTCCGGGCTCACGGGCGGACTCGCCGCGCAGAACGTCTCGGCCGTTCTCGCCCTGCCCGGGGACCGGCTCGTCCTGCACCCCGTCGGCGGCGCGAGCGCGACCTTCGCCGACTCCACGATCGACGACGACACCGTCTCGGCATGGCGCGCGGCCCCGGGGGTCGATACCATCACCGCCGTCGGGATCACGCAGACACGGGCGGAGGGACCCGGAGCCGTCGGCGCCGTCGCTCTGTTCGGCCTCGACGCGGGAACGAGCTTCGACGCTCCCCACCGCGACGATGAGATCGACCTGTCGGCGGGGGCGGCCAAGAGCCTGGGCGCGATGGTCGGCGACGAGGTCACGGTGGCGGGGTCCTCCTTCCGCGTCGCCGCGATCGGAGGCGATCGGTGGTACAGCCACACCCCCGTGGCCACACTCGACGCGCACGCGTGGGCGACTCTCGATCAGCACCTGGGCGGCACGGGGCAACCGACGCTTCTCGCCGTCACCGGCTCCCCGGCGTGGGACACCGTGGCCGCCGACACCGGGACCACGGCATCCACTCCCCTGTCGAGCCTCACGGCGCTGACGACCTTCCGCTCCGAGATCGGCTCGCTGGCGCTGATGATCGCGATGCTGTTCGGCGTCTCGGCGCTCGTGGTCGGCGCGTTCTTCACGGTCTGGACGATGCAGCGCTCGGCCGACATCGCCGTGCTCAAGGCGCTCGGGGCGAGCACTCCCGCACTCGTGCGCGACGCCCTCGGCCAGGCTCTGGTCGTGCTGGGGCTCGGAGTCGGCATCGGGATCGGACTGACCGCCCTGCTCGGCACCCTCGCCGGCGCAGCGCTGCCCTTCGTCCTGAACCCGCTCACGACCCTCGCCCCCGCGGCGGTCATGGTCGTGCTCGGCCTGCTCGGCGCCGCGGTGTCGCTGCGCACAGTCACCTCCTCCGACCCCCTCACCGCCCTCGGGAGCACCCGATGA
- a CDS encoding heavy-metal-associated domain-containing protein produces MTEQRIDLGLTSAPAGGCGDGCGCKSAASTPAVASDEASSVVLRVEGMTCEHCVRAVSEELNALDGVEVVDVDLRAGDASLVRITGSADEAALTAAIDEAGYTLVR; encoded by the coding sequence ATGACCGAACAGCGCATCGACCTCGGCCTCACCTCGGCCCCCGCCGGCGGCTGCGGCGACGGCTGCGGGTGCAAGAGCGCGGCATCCACCCCCGCCGTCGCCTCGGACGAGGCGTCCTCCGTCGTGCTCCGCGTCGAGGGGATGACCTGCGAGCACTGCGTTCGCGCCGTGAGCGAAGAGCTCAACGCGCTCGACGGCGTGGAGGTCGTCGACGTCGACCTGCGTGCGGGCGACGCCTCGCTCGTGCGCATCACGGGTTCAGCCGACGAGGCCGCTCTCACCGCGGCGATCGACGAGGCCGGGTACACCCTAGTCCGGTGA
- a CDS encoding PadR family transcriptional regulator, producing the protein MSVRLSLLAILDRGTCYGSQLRAEYERRTGARVNVGQVYTTLERLERDGLVQGAGLDDEARVLWELTAEGRVEVRAWLGGASLVEGRDDVALKLALAVTLPGADVPGILSVQREAVRAALAEVREERTDAVPAAIVQAARRARLEADLRWLDEVESLTAGVEPFDLSEQRPRRGRPARSVG; encoded by the coding sequence GTGTCCGTCCGTCTGAGCCTGCTCGCGATCCTCGACCGCGGCACCTGCTACGGCTCTCAGCTGCGGGCCGAATACGAGCGGCGTACCGGAGCGCGGGTCAATGTCGGCCAGGTGTACACGACCCTCGAGCGCCTCGAGCGCGACGGGCTGGTGCAGGGCGCCGGCCTCGACGACGAGGCGCGCGTGCTGTGGGAGCTGACCGCCGAGGGCCGCGTCGAGGTGCGAGCGTGGCTGGGCGGTGCCTCGCTGGTCGAGGGGCGCGACGACGTCGCCCTCAAGCTCGCCCTCGCGGTGACGCTCCCGGGAGCGGATGTGCCCGGCATCCTGTCGGTCCAGCGCGAAGCGGTCCGTGCGGCGCTCGCCGAGGTGCGGGAGGAGCGGACGGATGCCGTTCCCGCCGCCATCGTGCAGGCGGCGCGCCGTGCGCGGCTCGAGGCGGACCTCCGGTGGCTCGATGAGGTCGAATCGCTCACCGCGGGGGTGGAGCCGTTCGACCTGTCGGAGCAGCGCCCACGCCGCGGTCGCCCCGCGCGCAGCGTCGGCTGA
- a CDS encoding ABC transporter ATP-binding protein, producing MILLDDVTLTYPDADARVTAVDHVTLEGRPGIVTGITGPSGSGKSSLLALAATLVRPDSGRVIVAGTDATRLSAAAATALRRQSIGIVFQQPQLLPALTAREQLRVMAELGGPDRRERRALVRSRVDELLEAVGLGALADRRPAQLSGGQRQRVAIARALVHEPRVLLVDEPTSALDTARGGEIMALLSRLTRERETATLLVTHDLVHRDALDETVEIVDGRAALVTTRTR from the coding sequence ATGATCCTTCTCGACGACGTCACCCTCACCTATCCCGACGCAGACGCCCGCGTCACCGCCGTCGACCATGTCACCCTGGAGGGCCGCCCGGGCATCGTGACCGGCATCACCGGCCCCTCGGGTTCGGGCAAGTCGAGCCTGCTGGCCCTGGCCGCCACCCTCGTGCGCCCCGACTCCGGGCGCGTGATCGTCGCGGGGACGGATGCCACCCGGCTCAGCGCCGCGGCGGCGACGGCGCTGCGGCGCCAGAGCATCGGCATCGTGTTCCAGCAGCCGCAGTTGCTCCCGGCCCTCACCGCTCGCGAGCAGCTGCGGGTCATGGCCGAGCTCGGCGGCCCCGACCGGCGCGAACGGCGTGCGCTCGTTCGTTCACGGGTCGACGAGCTGCTCGAGGCCGTCGGTCTCGGCGCTCTGGCCGATCGTCGGCCCGCCCAGCTCTCCGGCGGTCAGCGTCAGCGGGTGGCGATCGCGCGCGCTCTCGTGCACGAGCCGCGGGTACTGCTGGTCGACGAGCCGACGAGCGCTCTCGACACCGCCCGGGGCGGGGAGATCATGGCTCTGCTGTCTCGACTGACGCGGGAACGCGAAACCGCGACGCTGCTCGTGACGCACGACCTCGTGCACCGCGACGCCCTCGACGAGACGGTGGAGATCGTGGACGGGCGCGCGGCGCTCGTCACCACCCGTACGCGTTGA